The Candidatus Eremiobacteraceae bacterium region CGCCGAAGCGCGTGCTTGGTATCATTTCCGCGCGGGCGAGTTGGCGTTCGAAGCGGGCGATGTCGCGGCCGCCGAACGCGATCAGCGTGCGGCGCTGGCGATTTTTCCAACCGACGCGAAGGCGTATAACGCGCTTGCTCGCCTCTATTGCGCAGAACACCGCTGGCGCGACGCCCTTGACGCCGCGGACCGCGGCGCGGATCTCATCCCCTTGCCCGAGACGCTCGGCTACAAGGTCGACGCGCAACGGGCGCTTGGGGACACGGAAAGCGCGCGCGAGACCGACGACCTGATCGGCGCCGTCGAGCGGATAGGCAACGCGAACGGCATCAACGACCGCGCGATCGCCGTCTACGAAAGCGAACACGGCGAGCGGCTCGCCGATGCGGTGCGCATCGCGAGGCGCGATCTCGCGGCGCGCGACGATATCTTCGCCGAGGACACGCTCGCGTGGGCACTCGCCATGGATGGTCAATGGATTGAAGCGCGGCCCCACGCCGTGCGGGCCGTCGCGACCGGCATCGAGGATTCAAGAATCCAGTATCACGCTGGAGTGATCGCGCTGCATACCGGCCACGCGGCGGAAGCGCGCGAGCGCCTGCGGCTCGCGGTTGCCGTCAATCCTCATTTCCATCCGGTTTACGCTGACGATGCGCGAAGGCGGCTCGGTTCGCTTCGCTGAACGGTTGTCCCGCCATTTGGTCCCAATCCCAAGAATGAACAAAAATTCCTACGGTCCTGGGCGCAAAAACTGACTCAAACGTCGATTTTTCGTCCCTGCGCCACGCGACGATTGGAGGACCCGCGGCGAACATAGGATGTCCGCATTCATATTTCGCCCACTAAAAGAAAGTTCAAGGACTCCCATGTCTGCCCGCCGCTACAACGCGACCCCAGCCCTCCACCGGCTGCGCAATGGTCTTCGCGTCGTCACCACCCCTATGCCGAATGCCCACACGATGAGCATCTCGTTCGCAGTGCGCGCGGGTTCGGTCTACGATCCGCCGCGCGCTCCCGGGCTCGCCCATTTCATCGAGCATCTTGTCTTCAAGGCCACCGACGACTACTCGCGCCCGCAGCTGGCCGCTGCGATGCAGCGCTGCGGCAACCGGTTCGACCCCACCACGGGCAAAGAGACGATCACGATCGCAGGAACGGTCCCGGCCGGGAAAGTCGACGATGCGCTTCGCTTGGTGGCGAGCGTGTCGCAGCGGCCGCGATTCGATCGCGCCGACGTCGAGATCGAACGCCAAGTCGTGCTCGAAGAGCTGCGCGATTGGGAGGACGATCCGAGCAAGCGCATCGAGTCTTTGGCCGATCGAGCATTGTGGGGATCGCATCCGCTTGGGAGAGACACGGGCGGAACCCGTTCGAGCGTGCGCGTCATCACGCGCGACCAGGTGCGCCGATTCCATAACCGCTATTTCCACCCGCGCAACTCCGTGCTGAGCATGGCCGGACCCATGTCGCATCGCGATCTGCTCGGCGCGGCGCGGGAGCACTTCGGTGGTTGGCAGCCTTCCAAAGGTGCAGCCATGCCGAGGCGCCACCCGGTGGACGTCATCGAGCCGGTTTTCCCGCAGGGCCGGCGGTCAAAAGTGCTGCGGCGGAGCGACACGTCGCAAGTCTGGTTCTCGCTTTCCACCACCACGCCGTCGTACGCGCAGGGTTACGAGTCGGTGCTTCGGGCGCAACTCGCTCAAGTGGTCATTGGCGACGGCGACGGCAGTCGTCTCTGGGACGGCTTGCGCGAGCGGCTTGGCCTAGCGTACGAGGTGTACGCGACGTTGGACTTCTACGTGGAGTCGGGCGTCATGAGCGCATTGTCGGCCGTCGGACGCGGCCGCGCCGGCACCGCCGTGCGTGAGATGAAGCGCATCCTCGACGAAACCGCGGACGGCTTCTCGCGGGAAGAGTTCTCGCGCGGCAGAGACGCGCTCGCGGCGCAGATCGAGCTAAGTTCGGATTGGAATGCCGCAAATGCCGGACGCTACGCGGAGCTCGCGTTGTTCGACCAGCCGCTCGTGACGCCGGCGCAAGAGCTGGCGATGCTGAACGAAGTCCGGGTCGGCGAATTCAATAGCTTCGTCAAAGAGAGCATCCGTTGGGATACCGCGGCCGTGTGCGCGATAGGCGGCGGCCCAGCGCTCGCCGCAGTCCGCGACTAATTACGTTTCTTTCGTTTGTCGTTTTAGGGCAACCGTACTAGGGTGAGCAACGCTCACCCATTTTTGGGCAAGCGATGCTTGCCCTAGTACGGTTTGCCCTCATACAGGGCTCTGCGTTACGCCACCGGTGAGCGGGCTGCGTGCAAGATGATGTCCGCCGCCACTTCGACGCCCAGCCGATCCGTGTTCACCACGAGATCGTAGTTGCCCGGATCGCGCCAACTGTTCTGATAGTAGGTCTGCATGTAGGCGGCCCTATGCTGGTCCGACTTCTTGATCTCGCGAAGCGCATCGTCGCGGCCGATGCCCGTGCGGCGGCAGAGCCGAGCGATCCGGCCGTCGAGCGAACCCGCGACAAAAACGCGGAACACGTCTTTGCGATCTTTGAGGAGAACCGGCGCGCCGCGGCCGATCACCACCAACGACACTCGGCGCGCGTGCTCTTCGATGATGCTCGCCGTCAATTGGACCATGCGCTCTTCGGACCAATCGGGTAAGCCGTCGGGTCCGTATGCTTCGGGATACGCCGCGGTGATGACGCGAAAGAGGCGGTCGACGAAACCCTCGACGTTCTCGTCGCGCGCTTTCACAAATGAAGCCGGCGCGCCGATCCTCGCCGCCACCAAGTCGACGATCTGATTGTCGAGCAGTTCAGCCTGCAATCCGTTGGCGACGCGTTCCCCGACATCGCGGCCTCCGGAACCTAACTCGCGCCCGATTGCGATGATCATCGCCTGAAGATTCGTGCCGGCCAAAGCTGCAGCCTTGCCAGGCTTTCGACGGTTCGGCGCGAACGGCGGGCCAATGCGCTGGGTTACTCGCGACCGGATCAAGGTCGATCGCGTGGCGTGTCCATGGCTCATCTTGCGCTTTATTGATGCAGAGGCCGATTTTGTGTTCGTGCCCGCAAAAGAGGTCGACGGTTTCGCGCAGACCACAGGCGCGTTGCCGTTCGATGTCGCCGGCGCCGACATCGGTCATCACGGTGACCGCTGTAGCTTCGACGCTTTGCTGGACAAGTACGAACTCGACGATCCCGCCTTGCGCAGGCTAGCGCTCATCGTGCGCGGCGCCGACACCGATGCGCGCCATCTGTGTCCGGAAGCCCGCCGGGTTGTACGCCATGGCGGCCGGCTTCAACGCACTCTCGCCGTCCGTGTATCGAGACGATCACGCATTGCTGCGCGTGGAGTTTCCGGTCTACGACGCGCTCTACGAGTGGTGCAAGCATGAAGTCGAGGAGCATCCACGTTGAATGACGCGGTATGCGCGTTGCCGCTGGCGCGCCGCATCGTCGTAGACGCTCTCCTTGCGAGTTCCGGCGATCCGGACGCGCTCGTTTACCGAGTCACGCCGCGCGGCTTTTATCTCGCTCCGCGGCGGACGCCGGGCCGGGTCCACGACTACCGCTACGACGACGAGACCCAGACATTTTACGTCTTCGACCGGCTCGGCGATCCGGTGGCGCTCATCGTGCTCAAGGACGACGAGTGGACCACGGCGATGCGTGGCTTCTCGCCCGTGCCATTCCATTTCGGCGGCGCGCAACTGCTGCTCGCATCGCTTATCGCTGAGTAAGCCACAGTTGTTCGCCCGCCGCGATGAGAAAGATCGCGACGGGCAGAACGCGCGCGTTGCGGCGGCCGGATCCGCTGGCACCGGCCGTCAAATTCCGGTTGGAACCTCGGCCAAAACCGCTCCGCCCTCGCGGCGCATCGTCGCGAGCACGTCGGCTTTCGGGATTTTCGCAAGGTCGACATCGATGGCGACGATCCAGGAAACATCGGCGCGCATGTTGTCACCGGCCCGCGGCGCGCGCGGTCTTGCATTCGGCTGCTGCGCATAGATACGTAGTGCGCCGTCAGGCAGAGCCTGATTCGTGAACCAATCGATAGCTGCCGTCGCGCTGTTGACATTCGCAAAGCGCGCCGAGATCACGTCGTCTCTCATCTCGTCGCATCGGTTCTGTGGCGAATGTCGCGCCGACCTGCAGGGGGCATCGCAAGCCGACCCTAAGAGCCGATGCTAAGAGAGACGAATCCCGTCATGAAGAGGAACATACATGTCCGCCAACACGCCCATTACGGTCGCCTACGGCGACGGCATCGGCCCCGAGATCATGACCGCTAGCCTCGATATCATGCACGCCGCCGGCGCACGATTCGACATCGAAGTCATCGAGGTGGGCGAGAAGGTCTATCTCGCCGGAAACGCAGCGGGCGTTTCCGCGAACGCGTGGGAGAGTCTGCGGCGCACGAAAGTGTTCTACAAAGCGCCGATCACCACGCCGCAAGGCGGCGGCTACAAGAGTCTGAACGTCACCACGCGCACCACGTTCGGCTTGTATGCCAATGTGAGGCCGTGCGTGGCCTACGCACCGTTCGTGCGCACGAAACACGCGGGGATGGACGTGGTCATCATCCGCGAAAACGAAGAAGACGTCTACGGCGGCATCGAATACCGCCAGACGCAAGACATGACGGAGTGCCTCAAGCTGATCTCGCGGCCCGGCTCCGAGAGAATCGTGCGCTACGCATTCGAATATGCGCGGCGCAACGGACGCAAGAAAGTCACCTGCTTCACCAAAGACAACATCATGAAGATCACCGATGGGACGTTTCATCGCATCTTCGACCAGGTCGCCGCCAAATACCCGGACATACAAAACGAGCATTGGATTGTGGACATCGGCGCCGCGAAGCTCGCGGACACTCCTGAGGCGTTCGACGTCCTCGTGCTTCCGAATCTGTACGGCGACATCTTGTCCGACGTCGCCGCCCAAATCGCCGGGTCCGTAGGGCTCGCCGGCAGCGCGAATATCGGCGACACGGTTGCGATGT contains the following coding sequences:
- a CDS encoding pitrilysin family protein, translating into MSARRYNATPALHRLRNGLRVVTTPMPNAHTMSISFAVRAGSVYDPPRAPGLAHFIEHLVFKATDDYSRPQLAAAMQRCGNRFDPTTGKETITIAGTVPAGKVDDALRLVASVSQRPRFDRADVEIERQVVLEELRDWEDDPSKRIESLADRALWGSHPLGRDTGGTRSSVRVITRDQVRRFHNRYFHPRNSVLSMAGPMSHRDLLGAAREHFGGWQPSKGAAMPRRHPVDVIEPVFPQGRRSKVLRRSDTSQVWFSLSTTTPSYAQGYESVLRAQLAQVVIGDGDGSRLWDGLRERLGLAYEVYATLDFYVESGVMSALSAVGRGRAGTAVREMKRILDETADGFSREEFSRGRDALAAQIELSSDWNAANAGRYAELALFDQPLVTPAQELAMLNEVRVGEFNSFVKESIRWDTAAVCAIGGGPALAAVRD
- a CDS encoding cytidylate kinase-like family protein, which produces MIIAIGRELGSGGRDVGERVANGLQAELLDNQIVDLVAARIGAPASFVKARDENVEGFVDRLFRVITAAYPEAYGPDGLPDWSEERMVQLTASIIEEHARRVSLVVIGRGAPVLLKDRKDVFRVFVAGSLDGRIARLCRRTGIGRDDALREIKKSDQHRAAYMQTYYQNSWRDPGNYDLVVNTDRLGVEVAADIILHAARSPVA
- a CDS encoding chromate resistance protein ChrB domain-containing protein gives rise to the protein MRWVTRDRIKVDRVACPWLILRFIDAEADFVFVPAKEVDGFAQTTGALPFDVAGADIGHHGDRCSFDALLDKYELDDPALRRLALIVRGADTDARHLCPEARRVVRHGGRLQRTLAVRVSRRSRIAARGVSGLRRALRVVQA
- a CDS encoding NADP-dependent isocitrate dehydrogenase translates to MSANTPITVAYGDGIGPEIMTASLDIMHAAGARFDIEVIEVGEKVYLAGNAAGVSANAWESLRRTKVFYKAPITTPQGGGYKSLNVTTRTTFGLYANVRPCVAYAPFVRTKHAGMDVVIIRENEEDVYGGIEYRQTQDMTECLKLISRPGSERIVRYAFEYARRNGRKKVTCFTKDNIMKITDGTFHRIFDQVAAKYPDIQNEHWIVDIGAAKLADTPEAFDVLVLPNLYGDILSDVAAQIAGSVGLAGSANIGDTVAMFEAIHGSAPRRAGLNMANPSGLLLGGVLMLVHIGQVDIASTVHNAWLKTIEDGVHTYDIFQDGLSKEKVGTKEFALAVIARMGQKPATLKPANYPANAPAHKASGVSSRVPEKKDLIGVDVFLDLASAAPDELGQRLQPVAGDFQLAAIMNRGTKVWPGGAAETFCTDHWRCRFLSKKSGGVMAHGQVIELLARVADAGLDFIKTENLYNFDGKPGFS